Part of the Rhodohalobacter sp. SW132 genome is shown below.
AATTCCTCATTGGAAGGATAGTGTGACCATTCACCGGGCCTGATGAATTGAGTTTCCTCAGAATGATCAGCCACGTACTGGGCAGCCCTGAACTGCACGCCGGCATGCTGAAGATCACCTGCCAATTCAGCGGGACCTGCAACTGAAGTTAGTTTTGTATGGAAATCAATAAAAAAGCTGTGATCGTTATACCTGAACGCTCGTATATCCCGCGTTTCATTTAACATCACATTGCCGTCATGATCCTTCCAGTGAATCTGTACGATATGCCCTCCAAAAACTGGCCCGGAAATCTCCTCTTCGAACTCTTCGTGTTCACTTCTTTCTCCTTCATTCGCATGCCAGATATCCAGCTGTTTTTCATCAATCCTGAGCTGGTTATAACCAAAAAAGATGCCCCTGTGATGAGGATACAATCCCCCTAAACCTTTAGTAATTAAATCACCGGATACAGGGTCAAATACATGGTGAAATGGTTTCTTGGTTTCCTCTATATTTTCAGTATCAAAGACCGGATGTTCGTATTGAATAAGAGGCTGACCATCATGTTGTAACTGAACCGATTGCTCACCAGTTCTTTGCCAGCTGAATTCAGTATCTGAACAGTTCTGTTCTTTATGGATTGTATATTCGATCGTCTCGCCGGCCGGGAGTGTTGCCTGCCACCATACCCGAACTCCATCACTGGATAATGGTTCGGCCTGTGCGGGGATTAATTCACCGCCAGTCTCAAGGCAAAGCTCTCCGGATGTATCTTCTAACTCAAGGTCCGTATAGACAAGTGCACCTTCCAGGTCATGATTTCCTGCCGTGTATTGAAATGTATGATTTGTATTGTTTCCACAACTGGCACTGAAAAGAACAATAAATAAAACAGTCAGAATAAATCTCATATTTTTGTGATTTTTTTATGCTGATTTGATTAATACTGGAATTGTCTGAAGATTTTCTGACGCACTAAAACCCAATTTAACGGTTCTGATGATACTGCACTATCAGACTACCTATTCATTCGATATGTACTGCTATCAAATCAAAAATTAATTGAGCTGATTTCAGGGAAATATCCCACAGATGACTATCAGAGTACCCTCCCGGAGCTTGTCAACCAATACCCACCCTCCAATTCAGAGGGTTAGAGCATTGTACGCCATGAAATCAAACCAAGTCTGATGGACGTTTTGCGTGGGGTTTCAGACTGGTTAAACCCTCAATTTTAACGGGTTGTCCCGAAGCCGCACTTTTGCGGGCTGCAACACCTGTTAATACAGACATCACACCATCACGGGTTCCGGCAGATTGATGCAGAGGATCTTCCATATCCGGATCTACAAACAATTTATTTAACAGCAACGGGTCTCCTCCCCAGTGGCTACCGCTGGTAAAATCAACCGTAATTTTCTGAGGCTGCTCACCAAGTGGCGTGAGAATCCACTCCTGGTGATTTTGTGGTGTTCCCCATCCCCCTTCTCTGCCCTCAAGCCGACCTTTTGTCCCATTAAAAGCGATCCAGTATCCATCATGGTCTGTATCAGAAGTCAGGGAGTAGTTGAGAAGTGCGTTGTTGGCATATTTGATCAAAGCTGCATGCTTGTCGTGAGAATCGATATTGTGGCGAAACACACAATTATCGCGAATGTATCCATCATAATGTTCGTTTTCGGCATACATTTGCCGCAGGTGATCATTGTCATTAATATTCCAGTGATAATCACACTTTTCAGCATGAGGACAATTTCTGCAATTTGTAGATCTAAATGGACCATTTGATCCAAATATTTCAAGATCATCCTTCGCAAAAACTTCAACCGGATCAGAATCAAGGAACCAATTGATCATATCAAAGTGGTGTGTATTTTTATGCACCCACAATGTCCCTCCCCTTTGGCTTTCACCGTGCCACCGCTGCATATACCGTTTTTGGTGATCATGATCTATATTCCAGTGAAAATCAACGGAACGGATATCACCAATCGCACCATTCATTAACAACTCTTTAACTTTAGACCTGTGCGGAGGATATCGATAATTAAATGTTACATAAATGTCGTTGTCATATTTTTTGTCTGCATCAATGATTTGCTGACATTTATGTTCATCTATGGTCAGCGGTTTTTCGCAGACCACATCCACTCCATGCTCCAGTCCCGTTATAATACACGTGTGATGTTCCCAGTCCCAGGTGGTCACAATAAGGCGATCCGGATCTGTTTTCTCCAGCATTTCGTCTAAATTTGTAAACGTAGGGCAGCCTGCACCAATATATTGATCAGCATACTCGAGCCTGCCCGGATTCGTGTCACAAATTCCCACATGTTCCACATGCTCTCCATAATCCTGTACCAGTGTTCTTCCATACATCGCTACGCCCCGCACCCCTGTACCGACGACAGCTACTTTCATTTTCCCCTCCCTCTTTTTCCTGTTTTTGTTTATTGAAGAAGGTTTTGACAAAACAGGCCCGGCTAATAACGACCCCCCGAGTGCTGTTCCTGCCGTTGATAGAAATCTTTTTCTGGTAAATTTACTTGTATCCATATACTTCCATTTATTTAAACTTTTTATTGTAGCCCAGCGTCAGAATATTCCGTTTACCAACGCAGAGAATGCGATGTAGTTACCGGTCACTTACCTGTAACAAGTAGATGATAATTTTTATAAAAAACAATTTATTTTAACCCTTAAATAAATAACCAAAATATTTCCCTTTTGAATTGGTGTCTGCATTTTTTCGATTCATATATTTACTTCATGACAGCGGGCTTCTTTCCCTAAATTCACTTTAGGAAAACATCTACAAATAGTTGAATTTGAGTATCTTAATCGGTAAAGTCATCTATTTAATACTCGTAAATAAATTGATACATCCATGATTCGAGATTGTAAAAAACTGGAACAGACCTGGCGCTGGTATGGGAACTACGATTCTATTTCTCTGCAGGAGATTGTACAAACCGGAGCGACCGGAATCGTAACGGCTCTTCATCATATTCCGATAGGAGATGTGTGGACAACGGAAGAGATTGAAAAACGAAAAAAAGAGATTGAGGATGCCGGGCTCAGATGGTCCGTTGTTGAAAGCATACCTGTTCATGAAGATATAAAAAGGCAAATCGGGAATTACGAAAACTATATAGAAAACTATAAAGAGAGCTTAAAAAACCTGGGGAAGTGCGGTATAAAGACAGTCTGTTACAATTTTATGCCCGTTCTGGACTGGACCCGAACAGACCTCGAGTATGAGACAGCCGATAAATCTACCGCCCTTCGATTTGAAGAATCTGCACTGGCTGCATTTGATCTTTATATCCTGCAAAGATCTGCGGCAAAATCATCTTATCCCGAACAAGTTATTCAGGAAGCTGAAGCATTTTATAAAAAACTTTCTTCAAAAGATGCTGAGATTCTAACAGACACCATACTTGCCGGTTTACCTGGATCCGAAGAGGGATATAGCCTGGATGAATTCAAAGAGATGCTAAAAAGCTATAAAGGAATCACTGCAAACGATCTTAAAGAACATTTATATCATTTTTTAAAAGAGGTAATTCCTGCTGCCGAGCAGGCTGGCATTAAAATGGCAATTCACCCCGATGATCCCCCATTTCCGCTTTTTGGTCTGCCCAGGGTCGTAAGTACTGAAAGCGATGCCAAATCTCTTCTCGATGTTGTGGACTCAGTCCATAACGGACTCACCTTTTGTACCGGTTCTTACGGAGCGAGAGCTGACAATGATCTGACAGGGATGGTAAAACGCCTGGGTCACAGAATTAACTTCATCCATCTGCGAAGTGTACAACATGAAAGTGGTAAATCCTTTCATGAGGCAAATCATCTTGAAGGGAGTGCGGATATCCCCTCGGTCATGCGTGCAATTATCGAAGAACAATTAAATAGAAAAAAGACAGGGCGCGATGACACTGACATTCCAATGCGTCCGGATCACGGGCATAAAATGCTTGATGACATGAATAAAGAATCGGCTCCAGGATATTCATTAATAGGAAGGCTCCGTGGCCTGGCTGAGTTAAGGGGGCTGGAAACAGGCATCCGTAATACACTGGAAATTCATTAGTCAGTTAACCGTATGAATGAGACCAGATCAATAGTCTATGTTATTTTCTTTTTAGCATGTTTGCTGTTGATCTCTGCCTGTACTACTGAAACTTCAGATTCAACTGAATTAAATGAAACAGGAATGATGGTTGCTCTGCTCGACAGCATAGCCAAAAATGTGAATCCACGCTTAAACGAATATTCAAACCGTAAACGCGTGGAAGTAATACGAGATATACCCAACCCCGACAATCCACAGGAAAATATAGTTTATAAAGGTACACTTGCCCAGGAATTGATTTATAGTGGTCAAACCGAAGAAGCTATAGATATTCTTGAATCACTATTGAACGAACTGGAAAGTGCCACCTATGAGATACAACAAAGGTTTGAGGAAAATATACTCGACCTGATTGCCCTTGCGTATTTACGTCTTGGAGAACAGCAAAACTGCATTTTAAATCACTCATCAGATTCGTGTCTTTTCCCAATACAGGGAGAAGGAGTTCATAGTCTGACCCATGGTTCAGAGATGGCCATTCAGTATTATGAACGTCTTCTTTCAGACTGGCAGCCAGATAATATGGAATATCGGTGGTTGCTGAATATTGCATATATGACTCTTGGGAAACATCCTGATGAAGTGCCCGACAGATGGATTATCCCTGCCGAACGTTTTTCGTCTGATTACACGATTAACAGGTTTCATGATGTTGCTCCCAAAGCCGGGTTAGCTGATGAAATGGGTTTGTCGGGGGGCAGTATAACCGAAGATTTTAATAATAATGGCCTGATCGACATCATGGCATCATCCTGGGGTTTAACCGATCAGCTTCAATATTATGAAAATAATGGGGATGGCACATTTACCAGGAGAACGGATGAAGCCGGGCTAACCGGGCTGACAGGCGGACTAAATATCATTCATGCGGATTACAACAATGATGGATTCGCCGATGTACTTGTATTAAGAGGTGCATGGCTTGGAGAAGCGGGGCATCATCCAAATTCACTGCTCCGTAACAATGGCGACGGCACGTTCACAGATGTCACCGAAAGTTCTGGCATTCTGAGTTTTCACCCGACCCAAACTGCTGTCTGGGCGGATTTTAATAATAATGGCTGGCTGGATTTGTTTATTGGAAATGAATCCGCGGGAAGAAATCAACATCCGGCAGAACTCTACCTGAATAATAAAGACGGGACTTTCAGAAATGCTGCACGGCAGGCCGGGGTCGCCATTACAGGCTACATTAAGGGAGTTACTGCTGGTGATTATACCAATGACGGCTACCAGGATTTATATATCTCAATTCTTGATGGGCCGAATATTTTAATGAAAAATAATGGCCCCAACAGAGAGGGTATTCCCCTGTTTATGAATTTGACGGAACAGGCAGGAGTTCAGGAACCAGAATCGAGTTTTCCCACCTGGTTTTGGGATTATAATAACAATGGATTTCTGGATCTATTTGTATCAGGATATTATGCCTCGCCGGCAGATGTAGCAAGGGAGTACATGAATATGCCGGTTGAAGCTGAAATGCCGCGGCTCTACCGTAACAATGGCGACGGTTCGTTCACCGATGTTACTTCAGAAACCGGGCTTAATAAAGTCATGTATACAATGGGGTCAAATTTTGGAGATCTTGATAACGACGGATACCTTGATTTTTACGCTGGCACAGGAGATCCTGATATGCGTTCACTGATGCCGAACCGTATGTTTCGGAACATTGAAGGATCGTATTTTGGTGAGGTTACAGCCTCCGGAGGATTTGGCCATCTGCAAAAAGGTCACGGCGTATCATTTGCCGACCTCAACAATAACGGCCATCAGGATCTTTTTTCGGTTATTGGCGGTGCATTTGAAGGCGACGTTTATCTGAATAGTCTTTTTGAAAATCCGGGGAATGACAACAACTGGATTACACTCATGTTTGAGGGTGACCAGAGTAACCAATTCGGCGTGGGCAACAGAATACGTATTGAAATTGAGGAAGCAGACTCCATCCGAACCATTCACCGTACCGTGACAACAGGCGGCAGTTTTGGGGCCTCAAGCCTTCAGCTGGAAGTTGGGCTTGGAAAGGCAGAAAAGATCAATATACTTGAAGTCTACTGGCCTGCAAGTGACATTCGGCAGGAGTATTCAGATTTAAAAATGAACCAATTTTACCGAATCAAAGAATCAGGTGAGCAACCAGAGCCCATCATTCGAACTCCATTTGAATTCAGCGGTACTTCCCCCTTTCACCATGAACACTGAAGTTAAAAGTGCAGTTCTTTTCAGGCGAATCATTTCGCTACATTCTCACAAAACGCGTAAGAAAAGCCAGTTATCAGATCGCAAAGTAAAAAACACTATCTGCTTAATTCATACGCTCTTGTCGTTAGATAATACTTTGTAAGCAAATTTGTTCTCTCCCATTCCGGAAGACTTCCATCAACCAGCGCATCAAGATATCTTTCCGTTACTCTTGTAAAGTGTTCTTCATGCGTTTCGCTCAGCTCATCTGGTATCGTAATCTTGTATCCAAGTTCTGTGTTTTCATACCCCAGTCCCGGGTACGACTCATTTAGATCTTCCAGAACAGAGTTCAGTGTGGATTCGAAATTATCCATATCAGCATTTTCTGTTGGTTCAACATAAAGTGTTGCAGTAAAGTCCTGATCAATATCCTGGCGGATCACCAGGTCAGCCAGTGAGCCTCTTAGAACAGAAAAGTGGGTGTCGCCTCCATCGGGGTTCGTAAATCCCCACTGGGCCGAGACTTTACCATACACTCCCCGTACCCGAAAGACAAATTCTCCATTCGCAGTTACTGTCAAGACATCATCTTCAACGTCTTGCATTAAATAATCAGGAAATGACTCCTCAGTTGTGATCTGTTCAAATTGGGATTGAGTGAGATCGGTATCCCAGGTTCTCGCATTTACGACCTCGACACCATCATCTTCATTCTCATAATCAATAGGTTCTTCCGGGAAAAGCTGCCACATAATCAGATCAACAAGATGTGTTGAAACATCCACGATCGATTCTCCCTGTTGTTCCACATCAAAAAACCAGGCGGGTCGAATCAGTGTTTCGCCTGCTACGGTTTTGTAAAAAAAGTGAACACTTTCTTTCGTGATTGCAGGCTCTTCTGCTGTACCGGGATTCAATTCACCAAACAGCTCAGTCTTCTGAGCAAGCTCTTTCTGGAGAATACTGGTAATTTCATGCCGTTCGGTCATCATATCATTCACAAGAAGCCCTTGTTCATCTGCATTTTCAAGAGTCTCTTTTAACACAGAGAACTGCTCCGGTTTGATGATCATGGGCTTGTCTGAAAGCACATTTATACCATTCTCCACAGCATTGTTTATATATTCGATTTTACGTGCATTATTCCCGGCAACAACCATCACATTCCCCGGTTTTTCATCGAGCATTCGGCTCAGGTAATCATCACCACGATACACCTCAGGCTGCCAATTAGTGGGATTTGATTCCCGGGAGTTAAACTGTTCAACCATAGACAGGTATGAATCAACCTCATCGCCATCGGGTGCATAAACATGAACCACAGGATCAACCTGAGTGTAATTATGCATATGAATTAAACCGGCATGAAAATGACCCGGGTTCATGTTTATGATTTTCACCTCATTTTCAGCCCCCGAAAATTCTGTGGATGTAGATTCCATAGTAGAAGTTTCTGTATCACATGAAAAGAGAATCAGGCAGAAAGCCATTAATAATACTATTAAGTATTTCATTTTAATGATGTAAGAAATTACAGGTTAATTTTCCGGAATATAATAAAATTAATATCGATCCCGATTCGGCCGGAGTGTATAAACTATCAAGGTTTTTGACGTCAACTACTGTTATCAGCTAGTTATCGCGTAACCAGTCCTGGTATTTGTGATGCTTTATAGGGATATCGCTGCGGCCGCGAAAGCATTGCATTTGCTTCATCATCATTTTTGAACTTTTCATTAATCGGATCCCAATAAAGCTTACGGGGCAACTTCATTGCGATATGTGATATTAGACAAGCCGTTGTTGAACGATGAGAAACTTCAGCCGGAGCCGAGGTTGCTGTTGTTTGTTCGCGTATACATCGCAGCCAGTTGTGATGGTGAGTTTCATCTGGCTTTCCACTTATGCGAAATGCATCCGGCCCGAGTTCAGAAAGCAGGTTAGGTGAACTTGCCTGAAGCGGCCCGTCTTCAACCGTATCGGAGTCTGGATCACTGGCGGTTACTCCGCTGCCACGGGTAACAAAGATCCATCCTTCATCTCCTTTAAAACGAATTCCGTTTGGAAAAACTTCTGGATCAGAGACTATCATGTTTACTCCGTTTTTATAGGTTGCTTCAACTCTGAAGTCACCATGCACATCCCACAATCCATCATAATTCGGTTCATCTGGTGGAAATACGGCTTCCGCTTCTACTTCAATCGGCCCGGTATACTCCGTACCCATGCCCCAGTGGGCAATATCAAGATGATGGGCACCCCACCCGGTAATCATACCAGCAGAATAGTTTTCGCAGCGTAACCATCCCGGCCGGCCCACAATTCCAGCCTCAGAATGAACTCTGTCTTCCGTGTAAGGAACATAGGGAGTTGTACCCAGCCACGCATCGTAATCCAGTCCTTCCGGAACAGGTTGTGGTTCAGGATTTCCTCCCGGCGGATCGTAAGGAAGCCCAATCTCTATTGTCTGAAGGTTTCCAACCCGACCATTTCGCACCAACTCGCATGCTCTTTTAAAATGCGGCCACGGATTGGTTGCGCGCTGCTGACTTCCAATCTGAAAGATGGTTCCCGTTCGCTGGAGAATATCTGTCATCAGACGCCCCTCTTCAACCGTAAGAGAATGAGGTTTTTGCAGGTAGATATGCTTTCCTGCTAAAGCCGCTTCAATCGTTGGCAGAATATGCGCATGATCCGGAGTACTTATGATTACTGCATCTATATCTGTTTCTTCCTCAAGCATTTCACGATAATTCTGATATGTATTTACCTCTACATAATCATCCGGACGCTGCACATCTTCACTATTATAAAATTCCTTTGCCCATTCATTGGCTCCATTTACACGATTAAGGTCAACATCACACGCTGCAATCAATCGTGTACCCGGATCACTTAAAACCCCTGGCAAGTCATGGCCTACTGCTATCCTGCCCCATCCAATCTGAGCAATATTGATATTATTACTGGGAGCTCTTTTACCTATAACTGATGAGGGTATAATCGTTGGAGCCATAAAAAGACCCGTCGCTCCAAATATTGACGTTTTCAAATATTCACGTCTTGTCATTCCATTATTTTTGTTCTTTTTACTCATTGTGTCTGTTGTTATATATTTTTGTTGAAATTATTGATTGACTCCATTCACAACCCATTGAATGCCACCCAGGATGTGCTCGACAAAAACCGGATCCGAATACTGTTCCGGACGATGTCCTAAAGTTGTGTACCACTGCCGCCCTCCGTCAAACTCCTGATACCAGGCTATTGGAAAACTTTCACCAAAAAGGTTCCCGGGAAAATCCTGTTTTCCCTCATCATCTACTGTATTCATATCTGCTGAAAGCAAAACCTTTAATGCAGGATTAAGCTCTTTCAGA
Proteins encoded:
- a CDS encoding DUF6807 family protein, yielding MRFILTVLFIVLFSASCGNNTNHTFQYTAGNHDLEGALVYTDLELEDTSGELCLETGGELIPAQAEPLSSDGVRVWWQATLPAGETIEYTIHKEQNCSDTEFSWQRTGEQSVQLQHDGQPLIQYEHPVFDTENIEETKKPFHHVFDPVSGDLITKGLGGLYPHHRGIFFGYNQLRIDEKQLDIWHANEGERSEHEEFEEEISGPVFGGHIVQIHWKDHDGNVMLNETRDIRAFRYNDHSFFIDFHTKLTSVAGPAELAGDLQHAGVQFRAAQYVADHSEETQFIRPGEWSHYPSNEELGEEEWENVPWNAMQYSIDENSYTVAYMSHTSNPGPSEMSERKYGRFGEFIPYSLDEDESLELRYRFWIVSGDTISAEEIEQQFQIYSDQTVE
- a CDS encoding Gfo/Idh/MocA family protein, which encodes MKVAVVGTGVRGVAMYGRTLVQDYGEHVEHVGICDTNPGRLEYADQYIGAGCPTFTNLDEMLEKTDPDRLIVTTWDWEHHTCIITGLEHGVDVVCEKPLTIDEHKCQQIIDADKKYDNDIYVTFNYRYPPHRSKVKELLMNGAIGDIRSVDFHWNIDHDHQKRYMQRWHGESQRGGTLWVHKNTHHFDMINWFLDSDPVEVFAKDDLEIFGSNGPFRSTNCRNCPHAEKCDYHWNINDNDHLRQMYAENEHYDGYIRDNCVFRHNIDSHDKHAALIKYANNALLNYSLTSDTDHDGYWIAFNGTKGRLEGREGGWGTPQNHQEWILTPLGEQPQKITVDFTSGSHWGGDPLLLNKLFVDPDMEDPLHQSAGTRDGVMSVLTGVAARKSAASGQPVKIEGLTSLKPHAKRPSDLV
- the uxuA gene encoding mannonate dehydratase, whose translation is MIRDCKKLEQTWRWYGNYDSISLQEIVQTGATGIVTALHHIPIGDVWTTEEIEKRKKEIEDAGLRWSVVESIPVHEDIKRQIGNYENYIENYKESLKNLGKCGIKTVCYNFMPVLDWTRTDLEYETADKSTALRFEESALAAFDLYILQRSAAKSSYPEQVIQEAEAFYKKLSSKDAEILTDTILAGLPGSEEGYSLDEFKEMLKSYKGITANDLKEHLYHFLKEVIPAAEQAGIKMAIHPDDPPFPLFGLPRVVSTESDAKSLLDVVDSVHNGLTFCTGSYGARADNDLTGMVKRLGHRINFIHLRSVQHESGKSFHEANHLEGSADIPSVMRAIIEEQLNRKKTGRDDTDIPMRPDHGHKMLDDMNKESAPGYSLIGRLRGLAELRGLETGIRNTLEIH
- a CDS encoding CRTAC1 family protein produces the protein MMVALLDSIAKNVNPRLNEYSNRKRVEVIRDIPNPDNPQENIVYKGTLAQELIYSGQTEEAIDILESLLNELESATYEIQQRFEENILDLIALAYLRLGEQQNCILNHSSDSCLFPIQGEGVHSLTHGSEMAIQYYERLLSDWQPDNMEYRWLLNIAYMTLGKHPDEVPDRWIIPAERFSSDYTINRFHDVAPKAGLADEMGLSGGSITEDFNNNGLIDIMASSWGLTDQLQYYENNGDGTFTRRTDEAGLTGLTGGLNIIHADYNNDGFADVLVLRGAWLGEAGHHPNSLLRNNGDGTFTDVTESSGILSFHPTQTAVWADFNNNGWLDLFIGNESAGRNQHPAELYLNNKDGTFRNAARQAGVAITGYIKGVTAGDYTNDGYQDLYISILDGPNILMKNNGPNREGIPLFMNLTEQAGVQEPESSFPTWFWDYNNNGFLDLFVSGYYASPADVAREYMNMPVEAEMPRLYRNNGDGSFTDVTSETGLNKVMYTMGSNFGDLDNDGYLDFYAGTGDPDMRSLMPNRMFRNIEGSYFGEVTASGGFGHLQKGHGVSFADLNNNGHQDLFSVIGGAFEGDVYLNSLFENPGNDNNWITLMFEGDQSNQFGVGNRIRIEIEEADSIRTIHRTVTTGGSFGASSLQLEVGLGKAEKINILEVYWPASDIRQEYSDLKMNQFYRIKESGEQPEPIIRTPFEFSGTSPFHHEH
- a CDS encoding putative oxidoreductase C-terminal domain-containing protein; amino-acid sequence: MESTSTEFSGAENEVKIINMNPGHFHAGLIHMHNYTQVDPVVHVYAPDGDEVDSYLSMVEQFNSRESNPTNWQPEVYRGDDYLSRMLDEKPGNVMVVAGNNARKIEYINNAVENGINVLSDKPMIIKPEQFSVLKETLENADEQGLLVNDMMTERHEITSILQKELAQKTELFGELNPGTAEEPAITKESVHFFYKTVAGETLIRPAWFFDVEQQGESIVDVSTHLVDLIMWQLFPEEPIDYENEDDGVEVVNARTWDTDLTQSQFEQITTEESFPDYLMQDVEDDVLTVTANGEFVFRVRGVYGKVSAQWGFTNPDGGDTHFSVLRGSLADLVIRQDIDQDFTATLYVEPTENADMDNFESTLNSVLEDLNESYPGLGYENTELGYKITIPDELSETHEEHFTRVTERYLDALVDGSLPEWERTNLLTKYYLTTRAYELSR
- a CDS encoding Gfo/Idh/MocA family protein, whose translation is MSKKNKNNGMTRREYLKTSIFGATGLFMAPTIIPSSVIGKRAPSNNINIAQIGWGRIAVGHDLPGVLSDPGTRLIAACDVDLNRVNGANEWAKEFYNSEDVQRPDDYVEVNTYQNYREMLEEETDIDAVIISTPDHAHILPTIEAALAGKHIYLQKPHSLTVEEGRLMTDILQRTGTIFQIGSQQRATNPWPHFKRACELVRNGRVGNLQTIEIGLPYDPPGGNPEPQPVPEGLDYDAWLGTTPYVPYTEDRVHSEAGIVGRPGWLRCENYSAGMITGWGAHHLDIAHWGMGTEYTGPIEVEAEAVFPPDEPNYDGLWDVHGDFRVEATYKNGVNMIVSDPEVFPNGIRFKGDEGWIFVTRGSGVTASDPDSDTVEDGPLQASSPNLLSELGPDAFRISGKPDETHHHNWLRCIREQTTATSAPAEVSHRSTTACLISHIAMKLPRKLYWDPINEKFKNDDEANAMLSRPQRYPYKASQIPGLVTR